The sequence CCCTACAGTAGTAATTTTTTCTGCTTGGTCATCAGGGATCTGAATGTTAAATTCTTTTTCAAATTCCATGATTAACTCAACGGTATCCAAAGAGTCAGCTCCTAAATCATTTGTGAAGCTAGCCTCTGGAGTTACCTCTGTTTCTTCAACGTCAAGCTTATCAGCGATGATAGCTTTTACTCTTGATGCAATGTCTGACATAGTAAATTATTTTTTTAATTGTTAGATTGTGCAAATATATAAAATTCTTTACGATAAAACATTTTTTTAGTCTTTTTTGTGGACCAATACCGCTTATTTTATTGTCTCAGACTTTAGTATTTTAGTTTTCAGGTGTTTAGATTTTAAATTAAATCTGATTGTTTGTTTTGATGTTTTATTTTTTTAATTCTCAAAACTTTTTAGTTTAAATTTTTATTAAAATTGCATTAAAAGTAAATTTTTGAGCCCTTAATAACATCCTGAAACGGCTAAAGCTTTAAAAAAGATGCGAGGTTTAAGAGCGTATTGCAATATGTTGATTCTTAATTATAGGAATTGTATTTAACAAAGATGCGTCAAGCCAGAATTCTATTATTTTAGAAGATGTAAAACTGTAAATTACTTAAAAGTGAATTTCTGGACGTTGTCAAGCAGATAGATATTACACGAAAGGTTTGGGGTGAATTTTCAAATATTTGTAGATCGATTCTTGATTCAACTTATCTAAATGCGGGAATTTACAGATTCTGGACGGTACCTTTCGTTGTAGGTAATATGGATAAAGTAGATAAGTGTACTAGTAAACCCATCAATTCAGGTTTATTGGCTTTATCACCTAGTTGTCCTTTCTGGATTTAGCAAAAGCAAACGAAAAAAATGTTTTCAATTCTTCAATCTATGCATTGATAAGGTATCATGTATTCTTGGTTGCCTTGTTAAGAACGAAGGTGTTAAAATGAATTTTTGATTTTTACTTTCAAAGAAAAACACCAACAAATTTTGTTGGTGTTTTTTTTCTTTAAATAGTTTTAGTTTAGATTTTTAATCAAGTGGTTTTCTTCCACTAATAATATTGTAAAGCACTACTATAACTGCAATTACCAATAATATATGTACTAAAGAACTAGTTCCGATTCCTGGTACGACATTCAATATACCTAAAAGCCAAACGATAATACAAATGACTGCGACTAACCATAGTAAACTTCTCATAATAAAATTTTTGGGTGTTATATTTTAGTATTAGCATATACTATGCCTTTCTGATTATTGTGCAGAAGTTGTGGTATGTGTTAATGAAAAAAAGAACAAACATTGAGTTTTTTTATTACTAAAGTTGAGTTGGCGAATTTTCATATTTTCAATAGTGCTATAATTTTCCGCTTTTATTCTTATAGCCATATTGATAATAACAGCTTACTTGATTTTTAAATTAAAATCATCACCGCAATGAAACGGTATAACTAGCCTTTGCAATTATACTTTATTACGAGTATATGATTAATTTGACATTATTTTCTTTTTGAACTCCTCGAATTCTACAGATGGTAAACCAATGGCTTTCCTATTGGCATTGATCTTCTTTTTATCGCTGTTTTCCGTTATCGGAATAATCACATGATATTCTATTGGCCTGTTATTGATCTCATTTCTTCTATCTTCCAACATCGCATAATTAAACGGATCGCATGTTCCGTTTCTGATTAATTCGGGCAGTTTCTTTTTGAAATAATCATAATCCCCATTATAGGCCATGTGGTTAAAAATCTGGGGTAAGAATATTTCCGAATGTGGTTTTCCTTGCAGATTATATCCACCAACAATTTTTTCATTAGGAAAGCCGACTGTTTCGATTATTTCTTTTAATCTTTGGCTGTGCTGCCAATCAATTTTTTTTATACTGTCGTAGTTTTTTGTATTTCTTATGTCCTGATCTTTCAGTGTCATATTGCCCAGCTCATTTCTTAATGGGATGTTGATTTTGCTGACATTTTTTGCGACGATTTTTTCAACTTCAATCTTGTCGATATGAAACTCTTCTAAAAGTTTTGCTACACTTTTATCTCCTAAAATAGCTTCTAAAACGTATGCTTGTTCGTAAAGATAATTTTCAACATCAGTTCTTTCAACTTTTGCCACTTTACTCTTAGAGATCAAATAATCTCTCGATACATTTACAAACCAACCTTTGACGGGTTTGTATCTCTTCAGCAGGTAATCTAGAATTTTATAAGATTCATCATAATTCTTCGTCATAAATAAACTGTCTGCCTTGTAAATCTCGGAGTAATACGCTATATAATTTAACTCCTCCTGGCGGCCACTTTTATGAGAAAAGCTTGTGTCTCCTGACTTTTGAAAATCTGTTGATCTGCTTCCGCAACTCATCATTAGTAATAAAGTAATCAGAGTAATAGTGATAGGGGGTTTAGAAAAATTCATACATATTAAATTTAGATCTTTAAATTATCAATAAATCGTTAATTATCGCAATGGATAAACGTTTGTATTGACATATAAATATAATTT comes from Chryseobacterium sp. 3008163 and encodes:
- a CDS encoding acyl carrier protein; its protein translation is MSDIASRVKAIIADKLDVEETEVTPEASFTNDLGADSLDTVELIMEFEKEFNIQIPDDQAEKITTVGHAIAYIEEVVNK
- a CDS encoding lmo0937 family membrane protein, with the translated sequence MRSLLWLVAVICIIVWLLGILNVVPGIGTSSLVHILLVIAVIVVLYNIISGRKPLD